The DNA window CAAATTTGAGCCAAAAATAGTCCTCTTCCTCTGTAACTGGTGCTCCTATGCAGGAGCTGATCTGGCCGGTACATCCCGGCTTCAGTATGCACCGAATGTAAGGGTTGTGCGTCTTATGTGCAGCGGAAGAGTTGAGCCGTATTTTATCATTGAGGCCCTTCAGGCAGGCGCTGACGGCGTACTTGTGCTTGGGTGTCATCCCGGCGAATGCCATTATCTCGAAGGAAACTACAGGACTGCAGCCAGAATGGCCTTACTGAAAAAGATGCTGGGTCAGTTCGGGATGGAGGATGGACGGGTCCGACTTGATTGGGTATCAGCTTCTGAGGGCGTTCAGTTTGCAAGTGTGGTAAACCAGATGACCGAGGCAGTGAGAGCCCTGGGACCAATTC is part of the Pseudomonadota bacterium genome and encodes:
- a CDS encoding hydrogenase iron-sulfur subunit, whose amino-acid sequence is KFEPKIVLFLCNWCSYAGADLAGTSRLQYAPNVRVVRLMCSGRVEPYFIIEALQAGADGVLVLGCHPGECHYLEGNYRTAARMALLKKMLGQFGMEDGRVRLDWVSASEGVQFASVVNQMTEAVRALGPIQKEQIQEVIYG